In the Ostrinia nubilalis chromosome 7, ilOstNubi1.1, whole genome shotgun sequence genome, one interval contains:
- the LOC135073190 gene encoding tyrosine-protein kinase Btk isoform X1, with protein sequence MAGKDEDDVILQTFMVKRSQNKKLFTPVNFKERWVVLRRRSLIYYDSDSERRRERGRIATDAIHTVEQAQLGELSKQLPDGIGDNSAYRYPFQVGYSEQNTDYTLYLIVGDHSVRLHWIHAIRSVCVYKVRRSRYHPGAWCARRWACCDAERRSAPGCQLAADWPLPEPQIELLVQEKKPLIDVTSVTAAVTMPGGGGAPPGTPSAKPKVNSKEKQRTKVVVALYPFKAIESGDLSLEKGAEYEVIDDSQEHWWKVKDEHGSVGYIPSNYVKEKETIGLQKYEWYVGEMSRQRAESLLKQEDKEGCFVVRNSSTKGMYTLSLYTKVNHPQTKHYHIKQNSRGEFYLSDKHCCPSIPELINYHKHNSGGLCSRLKTTPCDRPAPPTAGLSHDKWEIDPSELVLLEELGAGQFGVVRRGRWRGRTDTAVKMMKEGTMSEDDFIDEAKVMTKLQHQNLVQLYGVCSKHRPIYIVTEYMRHGSLFNYLRRTSPDQLGPGVLLDMCIQVCKGMAYLERHNYIHRDLAARNCLVGDENVVKVADFGLARYVLDDQYTSSGGTKFPIKWAPPEVLNYTRFSSKSDVWAFGVLMWEVFTCGKVPYGRMKNSEVVEMVQRGQVLEKPKGCLNEIYNVMLACWRHAPDERPSFRVLKDELADMMQLVLAD encoded by the exons ATGGCGGGGAAAGACGAAGACGATGTAATTTTGCAAACCTTTATGGTGAAAAGatcacaaaacaaaaagttgttTACTCCTGTAAATTTTAAGGAGCGCTGGGTGGTGCTAAGACGTCGTTCACTTATCTACTATGACTCTGATAGTGAA AGGCGCAGAGAGCGCGGGCGCATCGCAACGGACGCGATCCATACGGTGGAGCAGGCGCAACTCGGCGAGCTGAGCAAACAGCTGCCCGACGGCATTGGAGACAACTCAGCTTATAGATACCCTTTTCAg GTGGGCTACTCTGAACAGAACACAGACTACACCTTGTACCTTATAGTTGGAGACCACTCAGTGCGCCTACATTGGATTCACGCCATAAGGAGTG TGTGCGTGTACAAAGTGCGGCGGTCGCGATACCACCCGGGCGCGTGGTGCGCTCGGCGCTGGGCGTGTTGCGACGCGGAGCGCCGGTCCGCGCCGGGTTGCCAGCTCGCCGCCGACTGGCCCCTGCCCGAGCCGCAGATCGAACTGCTGGTGCAGGAGAAGAAGCCCCTTATCGACGTTACAT CTGTCACGGCGGCGGTCACAATGCCAGGAGGCGGCGGCGCCCCTCCCGGCACTCCGTCGGCCAAGCCAAAGGTAAATTCAAAG gagaagcaaagaACCAAAGTTGTGGTAGCGCTGTACCCATTCAAAGCCATAGAAAGCGGCGACCTCTCATTAGAAAAG GGCGCTGAGTATGAAGTTATTGACGACTCCCAGGAACATTGGTGGAAAGTTAAAGACGAGCACGG GTCAGTCGGATACATTCCAAGTAATTACGTGAAGGAGAAAGAAACTATTGGACTACAAAAATATGA GTGGTACGTGGGCGAAATGTCTCGCCAGAGAGCGGAATCTCTACTGAAACAAGAGGACAAGGAGGGTTGCTTCGTTGTCCGCAATTCCTCCACTAAGGGCATGTACACGCTCTCGCTATATACCAAAGT TAACCACCCGCAAACAAAACACTACCACATAAAGCAGAACAGCCGCGGCGAGTTCTATCTCTCTGACAAGCACTGCTGCCCCAGCATACCGGAGCTCATCAACTATCACAAGCATAACAGCGGCGGGCTGTGCTCGCGGCTCAAGACCACGCCTTGCGACCGACCCGCGCCGCCCACAGCTGGCCTCTCGCATG ACAAATGGGAGATAGACCCATCAGAGCTGGTCCTCCTAGAGGAGTTAGGCGCGGGCCAGTTTGGCGTGGTCCGGCGCGGGCGCTGGCGCGGCCGCACAGACACCGCCGTCAAGATGATGAAGGAGGGCACTATGTCGGAAGACGACTTCATTGATGAAGCCAAAGTCATGAC TAAACTCCAACATCAGAACCTAGTCCAGCTGTACGGCGTATGTTCCAAGCACAGACCCATCTACATCGTAACCGAGTATATGCGGCATGGCTCGCTGTTTAACTACTTGCGCCGCACCTCGCCTGACCAGCTGGGGCCTGGCGTACTGCTGGATATGTGCATACAG GTCTGCAAAGGAATGGCGTATCTAGAAAGGCATAACTATATTCACCGAGATTTAGCAGCGAGAAATTGTTTGGTTGGAGATGAAAATGTTGTTAAA GTTGCAGATTTCGGACTAGCGCGGTATGTATTGGACGACCAATACACGAGTTCTGGCGGTACGAAATTCCCTATCAAATGGGCGCCGCCTGAAGTACTCAACTACACGCGGTTTTCCTCCAAATCTGATGTTTGGGCTTTTG GTGTACTAATGTGGGAGGTGTTCACATGCGGCAAAGTGCCATACGGTCGAATGAAGAATTCCGAAGTGGTGGAGATGGTTCAGAGAGGACAAGTGCTGGAGAAACCCAAAGGATGTTTGAATGAAATTTATAAT GTAATGCTAGCATGCTGGCGGCACGCGCCCGACGAGCGGCCGTCCTTCCGCGTGCTGAAGGACGAGCTGGCGGACATGATGCAGCTGGTGCTGGCCGACTGA
- the LOC135073190 gene encoding tyrosine-protein kinase Btk isoform X2 → MAGKDEDDVILQTFMVKRSQNKKLFTPVNFKERWVVLRRRSLIYYDSDSERRRERGRIATDAIHTVEQAQLGELSKQLPDGIGDNSAYRYPFQVGYSEQNTDYTLYLIVGDHSVRLHWIHAIRSVCVYKVRRSRYHPGAWCARRWACCDAERRSAPGCQLAADWPLPEPQIELLVQEKKPLIDVTSVTAAVTMPGGGGAPPGTPSAKPKEKQRTKVVVALYPFKAIESGDLSLEKGAEYEVIDDSQEHWWKVKDEHGSVGYIPSNYVKEKETIGLQKYEWYVGEMSRQRAESLLKQEDKEGCFVVRNSSTKGMYTLSLYTKVNHPQTKHYHIKQNSRGEFYLSDKHCCPSIPELINYHKHNSGGLCSRLKTTPCDRPAPPTAGLSHDKWEIDPSELVLLEELGAGQFGVVRRGRWRGRTDTAVKMMKEGTMSEDDFIDEAKVMTKLQHQNLVQLYGVCSKHRPIYIVTEYMRHGSLFNYLRRTSPDQLGPGVLLDMCIQVCKGMAYLERHNYIHRDLAARNCLVGDENVVKVADFGLARYVLDDQYTSSGGTKFPIKWAPPEVLNYTRFSSKSDVWAFGVLMWEVFTCGKVPYGRMKNSEVVEMVQRGQVLEKPKGCLNEIYNVMLACWRHAPDERPSFRVLKDELADMMQLVLAD, encoded by the exons ATGGCGGGGAAAGACGAAGACGATGTAATTTTGCAAACCTTTATGGTGAAAAGatcacaaaacaaaaagttgttTACTCCTGTAAATTTTAAGGAGCGCTGGGTGGTGCTAAGACGTCGTTCACTTATCTACTATGACTCTGATAGTGAA AGGCGCAGAGAGCGCGGGCGCATCGCAACGGACGCGATCCATACGGTGGAGCAGGCGCAACTCGGCGAGCTGAGCAAACAGCTGCCCGACGGCATTGGAGACAACTCAGCTTATAGATACCCTTTTCAg GTGGGCTACTCTGAACAGAACACAGACTACACCTTGTACCTTATAGTTGGAGACCACTCAGTGCGCCTACATTGGATTCACGCCATAAGGAGTG TGTGCGTGTACAAAGTGCGGCGGTCGCGATACCACCCGGGCGCGTGGTGCGCTCGGCGCTGGGCGTGTTGCGACGCGGAGCGCCGGTCCGCGCCGGGTTGCCAGCTCGCCGCCGACTGGCCCCTGCCCGAGCCGCAGATCGAACTGCTGGTGCAGGAGAAGAAGCCCCTTATCGACGTTACAT CTGTCACGGCGGCGGTCACAATGCCAGGAGGCGGCGGCGCCCCTCCCGGCACTCCGTCGGCCAAGCCAAAG gagaagcaaagaACCAAAGTTGTGGTAGCGCTGTACCCATTCAAAGCCATAGAAAGCGGCGACCTCTCATTAGAAAAG GGCGCTGAGTATGAAGTTATTGACGACTCCCAGGAACATTGGTGGAAAGTTAAAGACGAGCACGG GTCAGTCGGATACATTCCAAGTAATTACGTGAAGGAGAAAGAAACTATTGGACTACAAAAATATGA GTGGTACGTGGGCGAAATGTCTCGCCAGAGAGCGGAATCTCTACTGAAACAAGAGGACAAGGAGGGTTGCTTCGTTGTCCGCAATTCCTCCACTAAGGGCATGTACACGCTCTCGCTATATACCAAAGT TAACCACCCGCAAACAAAACACTACCACATAAAGCAGAACAGCCGCGGCGAGTTCTATCTCTCTGACAAGCACTGCTGCCCCAGCATACCGGAGCTCATCAACTATCACAAGCATAACAGCGGCGGGCTGTGCTCGCGGCTCAAGACCACGCCTTGCGACCGACCCGCGCCGCCCACAGCTGGCCTCTCGCATG ACAAATGGGAGATAGACCCATCAGAGCTGGTCCTCCTAGAGGAGTTAGGCGCGGGCCAGTTTGGCGTGGTCCGGCGCGGGCGCTGGCGCGGCCGCACAGACACCGCCGTCAAGATGATGAAGGAGGGCACTATGTCGGAAGACGACTTCATTGATGAAGCCAAAGTCATGAC TAAACTCCAACATCAGAACCTAGTCCAGCTGTACGGCGTATGTTCCAAGCACAGACCCATCTACATCGTAACCGAGTATATGCGGCATGGCTCGCTGTTTAACTACTTGCGCCGCACCTCGCCTGACCAGCTGGGGCCTGGCGTACTGCTGGATATGTGCATACAG GTCTGCAAAGGAATGGCGTATCTAGAAAGGCATAACTATATTCACCGAGATTTAGCAGCGAGAAATTGTTTGGTTGGAGATGAAAATGTTGTTAAA GTTGCAGATTTCGGACTAGCGCGGTATGTATTGGACGACCAATACACGAGTTCTGGCGGTACGAAATTCCCTATCAAATGGGCGCCGCCTGAAGTACTCAACTACACGCGGTTTTCCTCCAAATCTGATGTTTGGGCTTTTG GTGTACTAATGTGGGAGGTGTTCACATGCGGCAAAGTGCCATACGGTCGAATGAAGAATTCCGAAGTGGTGGAGATGGTTCAGAGAGGACAAGTGCTGGAGAAACCCAAAGGATGTTTGAATGAAATTTATAAT GTAATGCTAGCATGCTGGCGGCACGCGCCCGACGAGCGGCCGTCCTTCCGCGTGCTGAAGGACGAGCTGGCGGACATGATGCAGCTGGTGCTGGCCGACTGA
- the LOC135073190 gene encoding tyrosine-protein kinase Btk isoform X5, whose product MVTKKKSKIPCLSLSSFLPALEAVTAAVTMPGGGGAPPGTPSAKPKVNSKEKQRTKVVVALYPFKAIESGDLSLEKGAEYEVIDDSQEHWWKVKDEHGSVGYIPSNYVKEKETIGLQKYEWYVGEMSRQRAESLLKQEDKEGCFVVRNSSTKGMYTLSLYTKVNHPQTKHYHIKQNSRGEFYLSDKHCCPSIPELINYHKHNSGGLCSRLKTTPCDRPAPPTAGLSHDKWEIDPSELVLLEELGAGQFGVVRRGRWRGRTDTAVKMMKEGTMSEDDFIDEAKVMTKLQHQNLVQLYGVCSKHRPIYIVTEYMRHGSLFNYLRRTSPDQLGPGVLLDMCIQVCKGMAYLERHNYIHRDLAARNCLVGDENVVKVADFGLARYVLDDQYTSSGGTKFPIKWAPPEVLNYTRFSSKSDVWAFGVLMWEVFTCGKVPYGRMKNSEVVEMVQRGQVLEKPKGCLNEIYNVMLACWRHAPDERPSFRVLKDELADMMQLVLAD is encoded by the exons ATGGTCACCAAGAAGAAGTCTAAGATACCATGCCTGTCTCTATCATCATTCCTCCCGGCATTAGAGG CTGTCACGGCGGCGGTCACAATGCCAGGAGGCGGCGGCGCCCCTCCCGGCACTCCGTCGGCCAAGCCAAAGGTAAATTCAAAG gagaagcaaagaACCAAAGTTGTGGTAGCGCTGTACCCATTCAAAGCCATAGAAAGCGGCGACCTCTCATTAGAAAAG GGCGCTGAGTATGAAGTTATTGACGACTCCCAGGAACATTGGTGGAAAGTTAAAGACGAGCACGG GTCAGTCGGATACATTCCAAGTAATTACGTGAAGGAGAAAGAAACTATTGGACTACAAAAATATGA GTGGTACGTGGGCGAAATGTCTCGCCAGAGAGCGGAATCTCTACTGAAACAAGAGGACAAGGAGGGTTGCTTCGTTGTCCGCAATTCCTCCACTAAGGGCATGTACACGCTCTCGCTATATACCAAAGT TAACCACCCGCAAACAAAACACTACCACATAAAGCAGAACAGCCGCGGCGAGTTCTATCTCTCTGACAAGCACTGCTGCCCCAGCATACCGGAGCTCATCAACTATCACAAGCATAACAGCGGCGGGCTGTGCTCGCGGCTCAAGACCACGCCTTGCGACCGACCCGCGCCGCCCACAGCTGGCCTCTCGCATG ACAAATGGGAGATAGACCCATCAGAGCTGGTCCTCCTAGAGGAGTTAGGCGCGGGCCAGTTTGGCGTGGTCCGGCGCGGGCGCTGGCGCGGCCGCACAGACACCGCCGTCAAGATGATGAAGGAGGGCACTATGTCGGAAGACGACTTCATTGATGAAGCCAAAGTCATGAC TAAACTCCAACATCAGAACCTAGTCCAGCTGTACGGCGTATGTTCCAAGCACAGACCCATCTACATCGTAACCGAGTATATGCGGCATGGCTCGCTGTTTAACTACTTGCGCCGCACCTCGCCTGACCAGCTGGGGCCTGGCGTACTGCTGGATATGTGCATACAG GTCTGCAAAGGAATGGCGTATCTAGAAAGGCATAACTATATTCACCGAGATTTAGCAGCGAGAAATTGTTTGGTTGGAGATGAAAATGTTGTTAAA GTTGCAGATTTCGGACTAGCGCGGTATGTATTGGACGACCAATACACGAGTTCTGGCGGTACGAAATTCCCTATCAAATGGGCGCCGCCTGAAGTACTCAACTACACGCGGTTTTCCTCCAAATCTGATGTTTGGGCTTTTG GTGTACTAATGTGGGAGGTGTTCACATGCGGCAAAGTGCCATACGGTCGAATGAAGAATTCCGAAGTGGTGGAGATGGTTCAGAGAGGACAAGTGCTGGAGAAACCCAAAGGATGTTTGAATGAAATTTATAAT GTAATGCTAGCATGCTGGCGGCACGCGCCCGACGAGCGGCCGTCCTTCCGCGTGCTGAAGGACGAGCTGGCGGACATGATGCAGCTGGTGCTGGCCGACTGA
- the LOC135073190 gene encoding tyrosine-protein kinase Btk isoform X4, whose product MLQTKSEDEPMVTKKKSKIPCLSLSSFLPALEAVTAAVTMPGGGGAPPGTPSAKPKEKQRTKVVVALYPFKAIESGDLSLEKGAEYEVIDDSQEHWWKVKDEHGSVGYIPSNYVKEKETIGLQKYEWYVGEMSRQRAESLLKQEDKEGCFVVRNSSTKGMYTLSLYTKVNHPQTKHYHIKQNSRGEFYLSDKHCCPSIPELINYHKHNSGGLCSRLKTTPCDRPAPPTAGLSHDKWEIDPSELVLLEELGAGQFGVVRRGRWRGRTDTAVKMMKEGTMSEDDFIDEAKVMTKLQHQNLVQLYGVCSKHRPIYIVTEYMRHGSLFNYLRRTSPDQLGPGVLLDMCIQVCKGMAYLERHNYIHRDLAARNCLVGDENVVKVADFGLARYVLDDQYTSSGGTKFPIKWAPPEVLNYTRFSSKSDVWAFGVLMWEVFTCGKVPYGRMKNSEVVEMVQRGQVLEKPKGCLNEIYNVMLACWRHAPDERPSFRVLKDELADMMQLVLAD is encoded by the exons ATGTTGCAGACCAAGTCCGAAGACGAACCCATGGTCACCAAGAAGAAGTCTAAGATACCATGCCTGTCTCTATCATCATTCCTCCCGGCATTAGAGG CTGTCACGGCGGCGGTCACAATGCCAGGAGGCGGCGGCGCCCCTCCCGGCACTCCGTCGGCCAAGCCAAAG gagaagcaaagaACCAAAGTTGTGGTAGCGCTGTACCCATTCAAAGCCATAGAAAGCGGCGACCTCTCATTAGAAAAG GGCGCTGAGTATGAAGTTATTGACGACTCCCAGGAACATTGGTGGAAAGTTAAAGACGAGCACGG GTCAGTCGGATACATTCCAAGTAATTACGTGAAGGAGAAAGAAACTATTGGACTACAAAAATATGA GTGGTACGTGGGCGAAATGTCTCGCCAGAGAGCGGAATCTCTACTGAAACAAGAGGACAAGGAGGGTTGCTTCGTTGTCCGCAATTCCTCCACTAAGGGCATGTACACGCTCTCGCTATATACCAAAGT TAACCACCCGCAAACAAAACACTACCACATAAAGCAGAACAGCCGCGGCGAGTTCTATCTCTCTGACAAGCACTGCTGCCCCAGCATACCGGAGCTCATCAACTATCACAAGCATAACAGCGGCGGGCTGTGCTCGCGGCTCAAGACCACGCCTTGCGACCGACCCGCGCCGCCCACAGCTGGCCTCTCGCATG ACAAATGGGAGATAGACCCATCAGAGCTGGTCCTCCTAGAGGAGTTAGGCGCGGGCCAGTTTGGCGTGGTCCGGCGCGGGCGCTGGCGCGGCCGCACAGACACCGCCGTCAAGATGATGAAGGAGGGCACTATGTCGGAAGACGACTTCATTGATGAAGCCAAAGTCATGAC TAAACTCCAACATCAGAACCTAGTCCAGCTGTACGGCGTATGTTCCAAGCACAGACCCATCTACATCGTAACCGAGTATATGCGGCATGGCTCGCTGTTTAACTACTTGCGCCGCACCTCGCCTGACCAGCTGGGGCCTGGCGTACTGCTGGATATGTGCATACAG GTCTGCAAAGGAATGGCGTATCTAGAAAGGCATAACTATATTCACCGAGATTTAGCAGCGAGAAATTGTTTGGTTGGAGATGAAAATGTTGTTAAA GTTGCAGATTTCGGACTAGCGCGGTATGTATTGGACGACCAATACACGAGTTCTGGCGGTACGAAATTCCCTATCAAATGGGCGCCGCCTGAAGTACTCAACTACACGCGGTTTTCCTCCAAATCTGATGTTTGGGCTTTTG GTGTACTAATGTGGGAGGTGTTCACATGCGGCAAAGTGCCATACGGTCGAATGAAGAATTCCGAAGTGGTGGAGATGGTTCAGAGAGGACAAGTGCTGGAGAAACCCAAAGGATGTTTGAATGAAATTTATAAT GTAATGCTAGCATGCTGGCGGCACGCGCCCGACGAGCGGCCGTCCTTCCGCGTGCTGAAGGACGAGCTGGCGGACATGATGCAGCTGGTGCTGGCCGACTGA
- the LOC135073190 gene encoding tyrosine-protein kinase Btk isoform X3, which produces MLQTKSEDEPMVTKKKSKIPCLSLSSFLPALEAVTAAVTMPGGGGAPPGTPSAKPKVNSKEKQRTKVVVALYPFKAIESGDLSLEKGAEYEVIDDSQEHWWKVKDEHGSVGYIPSNYVKEKETIGLQKYEWYVGEMSRQRAESLLKQEDKEGCFVVRNSSTKGMYTLSLYTKVNHPQTKHYHIKQNSRGEFYLSDKHCCPSIPELINYHKHNSGGLCSRLKTTPCDRPAPPTAGLSHDKWEIDPSELVLLEELGAGQFGVVRRGRWRGRTDTAVKMMKEGTMSEDDFIDEAKVMTKLQHQNLVQLYGVCSKHRPIYIVTEYMRHGSLFNYLRRTSPDQLGPGVLLDMCIQVCKGMAYLERHNYIHRDLAARNCLVGDENVVKVADFGLARYVLDDQYTSSGGTKFPIKWAPPEVLNYTRFSSKSDVWAFGVLMWEVFTCGKVPYGRMKNSEVVEMVQRGQVLEKPKGCLNEIYNVMLACWRHAPDERPSFRVLKDELADMMQLVLAD; this is translated from the exons ATGTTGCAGACCAAGTCCGAAGACGAACCCATGGTCACCAAGAAGAAGTCTAAGATACCATGCCTGTCTCTATCATCATTCCTCCCGGCATTAGAGG CTGTCACGGCGGCGGTCACAATGCCAGGAGGCGGCGGCGCCCCTCCCGGCACTCCGTCGGCCAAGCCAAAGGTAAATTCAAAG gagaagcaaagaACCAAAGTTGTGGTAGCGCTGTACCCATTCAAAGCCATAGAAAGCGGCGACCTCTCATTAGAAAAG GGCGCTGAGTATGAAGTTATTGACGACTCCCAGGAACATTGGTGGAAAGTTAAAGACGAGCACGG GTCAGTCGGATACATTCCAAGTAATTACGTGAAGGAGAAAGAAACTATTGGACTACAAAAATATGA GTGGTACGTGGGCGAAATGTCTCGCCAGAGAGCGGAATCTCTACTGAAACAAGAGGACAAGGAGGGTTGCTTCGTTGTCCGCAATTCCTCCACTAAGGGCATGTACACGCTCTCGCTATATACCAAAGT TAACCACCCGCAAACAAAACACTACCACATAAAGCAGAACAGCCGCGGCGAGTTCTATCTCTCTGACAAGCACTGCTGCCCCAGCATACCGGAGCTCATCAACTATCACAAGCATAACAGCGGCGGGCTGTGCTCGCGGCTCAAGACCACGCCTTGCGACCGACCCGCGCCGCCCACAGCTGGCCTCTCGCATG ACAAATGGGAGATAGACCCATCAGAGCTGGTCCTCCTAGAGGAGTTAGGCGCGGGCCAGTTTGGCGTGGTCCGGCGCGGGCGCTGGCGCGGCCGCACAGACACCGCCGTCAAGATGATGAAGGAGGGCACTATGTCGGAAGACGACTTCATTGATGAAGCCAAAGTCATGAC TAAACTCCAACATCAGAACCTAGTCCAGCTGTACGGCGTATGTTCCAAGCACAGACCCATCTACATCGTAACCGAGTATATGCGGCATGGCTCGCTGTTTAACTACTTGCGCCGCACCTCGCCTGACCAGCTGGGGCCTGGCGTACTGCTGGATATGTGCATACAG GTCTGCAAAGGAATGGCGTATCTAGAAAGGCATAACTATATTCACCGAGATTTAGCAGCGAGAAATTGTTTGGTTGGAGATGAAAATGTTGTTAAA GTTGCAGATTTCGGACTAGCGCGGTATGTATTGGACGACCAATACACGAGTTCTGGCGGTACGAAATTCCCTATCAAATGGGCGCCGCCTGAAGTACTCAACTACACGCGGTTTTCCTCCAAATCTGATGTTTGGGCTTTTG GTGTACTAATGTGGGAGGTGTTCACATGCGGCAAAGTGCCATACGGTCGAATGAAGAATTCCGAAGTGGTGGAGATGGTTCAGAGAGGACAAGTGCTGGAGAAACCCAAAGGATGTTTGAATGAAATTTATAAT GTAATGCTAGCATGCTGGCGGCACGCGCCCGACGAGCGGCCGTCCTTCCGCGTGCTGAAGGACGAGCTGGCGGACATGATGCAGCTGGTGCTGGCCGACTGA
- the LOC135073589 gene encoding mediator of RNA polymerase II transcription subunit 7: MSSETAQVSSLPLPPVQFINFYTDENVRRNRAPLPPRPIHDSYSMFGHPFNADDTIIRSLESQGFRRLYPVHFERRRELKKLNHSLLVNFLDLLDLLVNCPDSPKRAEKVEDLSLLFIHIHHLLNEFRPHQARETLRVMMELQKRQRVETATRFKKHLDKVQDILQNALQSLPDQNEVDSNFKVPIEMLEHMDCSPSDSAAVDPCYELDRIMCNVIDNMR, encoded by the exons ATGTCTTCAGAAACAGCTCAAGTTAGTTCGTTGCCCCTGCCTCCAGTgcagtttattaatttctatacAGATGAAAATGTAAGGAGAAATCGAGCGCCTTTACCACCGCGGCCTATACATGATTCGTATTCTATGTTTGGACATCCTTTCAACGCTGATGATACAATCATACGGTCATTGGAGAGTCAG GGTTTTCGACGCCTGTATCCAGTACACTTTGAAAGACGAAGAGAACTAAAAAAGCTGAATCATTCATtacttgttaattttttggaTCTCCTAGATTTGTTAGTAAATTGTCCAGATTCACCTAAGAGAGCTGAGAAAGTTGAAGATCTCAGTTTACTGTTTATTCACATACATCACCTGCTAAATGAATTCAGACCGCATCAAGCTAGAGAGACTTTACGGGTCATGATGGAGTTGCAGAAAAGGCAGCGTGTGGAAACTGCTACAAG ATTCAAGAAACATTTGGACAAAGTGCAAGATATTCTACAGAATGCCCTACAAAGTTTGCCTGACCAAAATGAGGTTGACTCCAATTTCAAGGTGCCCATTGAGATGCTAGAACACATGGACTGCAGCCCTAGCGACAGTGCCGCTGTGGACCCTTGCTATGAACTCGACAGAATTATGTGTAATGTCATTGATAATATGAGATGA